Sequence from the Salvelinus alpinus chromosome 27, SLU_Salpinus.1, whole genome shotgun sequence genome:
TTGCATGAACATGCTGTAATGGGGCTGCGTGGGGGAACTCAAACCTTCAAAGGTTTtacttttttttaatgtttaacTTTTTTTGTTTTGAAGAAGATAAAATAATGTTGCACTGATATGAAAGATACTTTGcttatgtttccaaaaccgtaCTACAAGCTATGCGTGTTTAAGTGCAGTCGAGGCTCTTAACTTCCCTGGCCCAGAAGATACCTTCATTAATAGACACAAAGGGTAGTTAGTCTATGAATGGGCTCGCTAACACCTAAATCGACGTCACTGTGTCCCCATGAGTCACGTCAGCCAGGCTTGTTTTTTTGGTCGCCAATTTTGGGAAATAATAATAATGCAAAAGCATCCATTTGCACCAAAGGGTTGAGTGTTGCTTTCATGCCACAATAACCCTCTTTGACGTCATTACTTTTCTTTTCCAGTTTCTTGCCGAGCACAAGCTGATGGGAAATATCAAGAATGTTGCCAAAACGGCGAAGAAAGAGCAACTGATTATTGCCTACAACGACTTGTTTGAGAGCAAGGTAGGTGGACAACATGGATGGAGTGATGCATATTTTAGAAGCACATGGCATGACATAAGATGTGAATTACGAATGATAAGATTGTGTTGTTTTTTTTTGTGCAACTAACAGAGGTTTTTAGGGTCGGAACCCATTGAAGATGTGACAGAGCATGTGAAAAATGTGAAGATTGACGACAAGCCCAAAGAAGTCGTGGATGTCGTGGATGAGGTAAACGGCCCATGTTTGAAAAGCTTTTGATTCAACGTTTCCCGCTGAAATAAGCATCAGGGTAAAAGTGTTGAACAGAATTGAACAAATCTCAAAGTTACTGCAACTCCACTACATCCACGTTCCACTGGTTGTCAGAATAATTTGATTGTTAAAATGGTCACTTGTGTTATGCATTTCCATTCCCAGGGTCCTCCTAAGTTCTTTAAGTCTGTGCTGAAGAAAGGAGACAAGACTAACTTCCCTAAGAAGGGAGACAATGTGAGCTGTTGGTACACTGGCTCCCTGGAGGATGGCACAGTGTTCGACACCAACATCCCTGCAAGTACGttttctctctcatacacacacatgcagactaTCTCTGTCTCAAACGCACATATtgtcactctgtcacacacacactcccttctGCTCAATTACCTTTCTCTCATTAATACCAATAATGATTTTACTGtttcctctgtcctcccctctccagCTGCCAGAAAGAAGAAACAGAGCAAGCCACTGAGCTTCAAAGTTGGCCTGGGCCGGGTCATCAGAGGGGTAAGACCATAGAGAGATTGATGTTGTATTTCGGGcttctgagtggcacagcggtctacggcactgcatctcagtgcaggagttgtcactacagtccctggtttcaaatccaggctgtatcacatccaaccgtgattgggagtcccatagggctgcgcacaattggcccagcgtcgtccgggtttggccggggtaggccgtccgTTGTCAATAAGAataagttcttaactgacttacctagttaaaggttaaataaataaaaatatatgcaTGTATGTGCCTTATTGCAACCATTTCCCTTGTTGAAAAATAGATTGCAACAGTTATCACTAAGTCTTATGAGACATGTTTTTTTCCCACAGTGGGATGAAGGCATCCTAACGATGAGCAAAGGGGAGACGGCCAAACTGGAGATTGAACCAGAATGGGCCTACGGGAAGAAGGGACTTCCTGACTCAAAGTATCCTTTACATTGGAACATCATGGGAACTATGGGCTAATATTTAACTAGGAGATTAAAGTCAAGATGCTTCACTTTCTGCTATGTTTTACACCACCAGTGATCGTCAGGACGATTGACAATCCTCCGAGAGGAGTCTTCTCCTGTACAATGGCTCTATCATAGCTTTCTCGATACTAATTGAATTTGAGCTGGATTTCTTACCACCAAGTCTTTTAAAGTTGAACTATATAATGAATGTCTCCCTCTCTGAATCGATATGCAACTGTTTCCTGTGTGCTTCCCTTAACTCTCCCACCACCAGAATCCCACCCAACGCAAAGCTGATCTTCGAGGTCGAGCTGGTGGCTGTCGATTAACGGCAGAAACCGACTCAGCATGCACTTCTCTCCGTGGACGGGGAAGACGCAGTAGTCACCAGATGGCCATGCGCAAAAGGACAGAAGTGGCTTTCATTGTCAGAACTTTGAAGAAAGAATCTGTAATATATTTTCTTAATTTACGTTTAAGGTTAGTCTGGTTGTTTCAAGTCTTTTTCTGCTTAAGCCAAGTCCTTTATCATTGTCTTGGCATGTTTGGCATATTGTCTGAAGCAGGAACAGACATGGGACCAGGTTAGGGTTATTAGTGCTGAGTTAAGTAGGTGCTTTACTTCTGTCCTTTCCAGCATGGCCAGATAGTGACGACTGGGCAACACTGTACAGACGGGGCATCCTTTCTGACAAGTTACACACCGCAGAGTAAAGCCTCTCAGGATATTCTGTTTTAttcctgttttttttgttgtttttattgCATGTATAATGTTCTTGTAAAGATTAAACCAATTTTGGAGACTAAATTGTCATATGCATCTGAAATTGTGTTTATTGGACACCTTCAGTAAGTATTTGAATGGTCAAGAAAACTGGGCATCAGTGAATGGTTTGGAAATAAGTTCCTGCACTTGAAATCAGACGTATGATCAAGTTTCAATGTCACATGCAGAAGTACAGTGAGATGCATTTCTTTTCACTGAACGTTGTAAATATGTCCCTGGAACTGAATGACCCTGTATATATAGTATGCTTGCTTTCTTGTTCCTCTTATTTCTAATTTAAATGACTTTTAGTATTACATTattgggtttagagcttgcaagaaaggcatttcacttgtacttgtgcatgtgacaactTAACTTTGCAAGCTCCAATGGTATGTCATCAGGTATGTCATCACGTTTTTAACCTGAAGGTGGGCAGTTTCATGTAGTGGTAGCACACAATTGCACTCTGGgccacaatatatatttttttttaaacagcactGGTTCTGTTGACAAACGTTAACTCCTGTTGAACATGACCCAGTTCCTTTTGGAAATGTATACTTGAAATACTATTTTTAGTATGAAGATTTATACTACACACGAGAACTCTGCCCTCAAGTCACTTTGGATAGCTACCAGAACTATATATAACTCCTCTTGGACTATCACATGGTGTTGGTATTACCAGTTTGATTTTGTTAACATCCCTGAGACTACATCTAGTCAGCAGTTTGAAGTTCCTTGGCGCCCACATCAGAGGACATGGACCAACAGCGCCTCTACTTCCTAAGgcagctgaagaaatttggcatgcCAACCAGGGTCCTCTCCAAATACCGCTGCGCCATCGAGAGCATCATGGCCTGGTAAGGGAATTGCTCCATCCACAACCGCAAggccctccagcgggtggtgaagacaGCCCAGGTTCCCACCCACTTGAAACGGTGCCCAAGGATGTCCCGCAGCATCAAGGACCCCACAtgagctgttcactcccttaATGTTAGGCAgatggtatcagacctcatgctctgataacAGGGTCAGAAagtctatctacaagccatcagactgctgaatgaCCTGGACTGAATCTCCACTTTAAAACATCACAATTGCTGCTACCAGACTTAAACACTTTCCCCCTTTCTCTGATACATGTACATATTTTTCCTACCtgtatacttatgctaaaatgtttattattctgagccatttactttgcaACAATAAGAAATCAAATATGAACATTGTCGATACaaaacctgcaagtaagcatttcattggacgcTGTATactcctcaaactcaactctggaccttgaagccagtttcaactcttaccctatgaggtccAGAGCCCGCTGGTTCTGTTCTACCTGAATTGCACCCACCTGTTGTCTCAAGTCTaagtcagtccctgattagaggggaataaaACAATGCTGTGATgctggcttcaaggtccagagttgagtttgatggTTATACACCATATGTAGCCTttacatacaactaataaaacattACATTGCCAAATAAACCATTAGAAACTAGAACAGGAAAATTCATATTGACCTCCAAGCCAGCTCAACTGCcaatttaaatgttttccctctaatcagggacagaTTTAGATTTGGGACACGGTGGGTGCAATTATCAGGtacaacagaaaaccagcagtactGCAGCCAGGCTCAATCACTTTTCAATTTGTTGTCCAAACAATCCTTTCTATTACGAGCCATTTATATTATCGAGCAACCCGGTCTCAAAATGCATAAACACCCAAGAAATGACAAACAAGTTCATTAGTCTAAGCCaaatttttattctgtacaggaggAAAACCTTTCAGTGGGTTAAAATGAAAGGGGTGTCATCACAAGTATTCTCCTGAGGGACAGTGTTTTTAGGAGTTGGCGTTGGGGCCCTTCTTCTTGCCGAAGGTGGGCACAACATTGACGAAGCGCCTGTTGTACTGGATGCGGCGCTTGGCGCGACcagtcttctttttcttcttctcctgttTGTCAACCTGAAGTGATAAAAAGAGGCACAGCGCTACCATGGTCATTACTATGCAGAAATACAtaacatttagcagacactaaTCCAGGAGCTATAATGACTTTTAAAACAACCAGACAATGTTACAATTGCCACAAGATCAACTACAAAATCATAGCCAACTAACaatctaaatatatattttttaaatgcagaAAGTATCTGCTGACCTTGGGTGTCTGTCCCCTCACTTTACCGGCACGGGCCAGGGAGCCATGGACCTTtcctggtggagagagaaaccAAAGAGTGATTATTCCAAGTGAACATACAGCAATGGAACTAATGACAAAAGAAATTCATAGTATCCTTGAGTAAACGACTGATCCGGAACTGTATGTACAGCAGgtggcctagcggttagagcattgcgccagtaaccagaaggttgcctTTTCGAatctgagccgacaaggtgaataATCTATTGTtatgcccctgagcaaggcactttaaCCCCCCACAACAGCTCCCCAATGTGGTAACCCCCCTGAACTTCCCAGATTCAGACAGGTTCTGTTAAAAGCAAAAGTCAAGTTTCGGTTGGACTGTTTGTGCAATTGACGATACAAATAAATGTACCAGAAAACCTTTTAATAAGTCAAAGCAAGGTGTCCACCCTATTTCTTTCAACAATATCCAATCCTCATGTGTGATTACTTTCAAGGGGGGAAGGAAGCATTTTCAAAGTATTCAAAATCAGGCCATATTTGATGCACCATCATTTTGAGAACTGACCTCCCAGCAGTCTGCCGGCCACCTCCAGGGTGCAGTGCTCAGAGATGCCACATTCCACCAGAGAGGAAGCATCCTCCAGGGGGGAGCCGGCCAGCAACAACACCTGGTCCTCCACTAGGAGACCCTCCAGACTCTGGACATGGACctgaaaccacacacacaatggtttgatccagaCAATTTACATACATGTAACAATCCAGACAAGAGCATGCAGAATACGATTTGTGGCTGTGGTATTGTAGACTCCAAACAGTACACCAGTTACCATTACACCACAATTAACATTTTCATTGATGTACCCTTGCTTGGCCTCACCTTGAGATCTCTGACAGTCTCCTGTCCTGTCACCTCAAGGGTGTGAGTGTTCTGGGCACGCAAGAAGAGCTGCATCTTGATGCTGTGGATAAGAAGAGATGGCCAGTTAGCTTCCAGTATGAAAACAGCAGGCAGTAAGTGGGGTGTCATTAGTCCACATGTGACTTGAATCCCCTCTAAAAAGCAATAATGACTGAGCTAGGATTGAAGAGAGAACTTAAACAGGCAATATGTCAAACTATTTGTAGACATCTACAAATCAATAGATAGCAATTTAGGAACCAATAACTACAACTTTGCACGAACGAgagcaatgttagctagttaaataGCAAACTAGCTAGCATTGCAGTAAGGATGAGGAATGAAGAATttcactggctaacgttagcttaaGTTGTAGTTTGACAGTTAACGTTAGCCCGGCAATAAGTTTGCAAATCAGCAACATGACAAATATGTGAAAATACGTTTGATTATACGACCATATATGTATTATATTAccaaatttagctagctagctatccatACTTGTTTGCTTCACGACAGTCACgtaattaacgttagctagctaaagctaGCCACGAGGCATGCGGTTTCGGAAAAACTATTAAAATTGCCAAATAAGGCAATCCAAAAAACTATTGTTCATCGTGGATGGTGAAGTACTTACGATCAATATTCCTACCTGATATGTTGTCTCTAAAGGGTATAAAATTCAACATTTCCTCTCATTTTGCACAGGCCTTACCTCGTTTGGTGCTAGTCGTTCAACACTAGGTTAAAAAAGGACTTAGGGAGCGTCGGCGGTGCGCATGTGTCAACGTGTGACGTCGATAAGTAGAGAACCAAAGAGATCCTATTAAACTACTAGAGGATAATTGTCACAAATCCTCATATTTGCATAATTCAGTGtgaatggcagccatcttggtcagggagaaatttCAAACTAGTCTAGTTGGGAATaaatggcagtagaggcatagGTGATGCTTTTCCTGCTTTTAATTATGAAGAAAAGTAAAAGGCATGTGATGTATCAGAAATGGTGTAATGGAATATTAGTCAACCTAAGATAGTCATAATTATAGAGTTTATATGGGTCTTATACAAATTTTCTGCATAAGTAGCCTCTAAAATATAGTGAACAGACCATCAATTACTGGAAAGCTGTGAGTcctattatatgatacaatatcaggccttgttgcatttacaacttgtctaagtcctatcATTAACTGATTTGAGCCAGTGTATGGTTGTGGATTGACAGCATTGTTCAAATGGAATGTTGCCAGTTCATTTGAAAAAATGCATGGAATCATTCTTctaaaactgtctggctagcAGTTTCTAACAGTGCAGATAAGATATTGTTTAAAACATGAATTTGAAGAATTTATCACAGCACTAGCAAACCATGATCAATATGGATGACCTTGGGACCATCATAAGGGACACGGTTCTTAGAACCCCTTCTAGTACTGCAATTCCTAatttctaaactcagcaaagagAGAAATGTccactcactgtcaactgcatttgttttcagcaaacttaacatgtgtaaatatttgtatgaacataacaagattcaacaactgagacataaactgaacaagttccaaagacatgtgacaaacagaaatagaataatgtgtccctgaacaaagtggggagtcaaaatcaaaagtaacagtcagtatctggtgtggccaccagctgtattaagtaccacagtgcatctcctcatggactgcaccagatttgccagttcttgctgtgagatgttaccccactcttccaccaaggcacctgcaagttcccggacatttctggggggaatggccctagccctcaccctccgatccaacaggtcccagacgtgctcaatgggattgagatctgggctcttcgctggccatggcagaagactgacattcctgtcttgcaggaaatcacacacagaacaagcagtatggctggtggcattgtcaggctagagggtcatgtcaggatgagcctgcaggaagggtaccacatgagggaggaggatgtcttccctgtaacgcatagctttgagattgcctgcaatgacaagctcagtccgatgatgtgacacaccgccccagaccatgacggaccctccacctccaaatcaaacccgctccagagtacaggcctcggtgtaacgatcattccttcaacgataaacgtgaatccgaccatcacccctggtgaaacaaaaccgAGACttgtcagagaagagcactttttgccagtcctgtctggtccagaaacggtgggtttgtgcccataggtgacgtttttgccggtgaggacctgccttacaacaggcctacaagcccagcctctctcagcctattgcagacagtctgagcactgatagagggattatgcattcctggtgtaactcaggcagttgttgttgccatcctgtacctgtctcgcaggtgtgatgttcggatgtaccgatcctgtgcagctgttgttacacgtggtctaccactgcgaggatgatcagctgtccgtcctgtcttcgacgtctcacagtacggacattgcaatttattgccctggccacatctgcagtcctcatacttccttgcagcatgcctaaggcacgttcacacagatgagcagggaccccgggcatctttcttttggtgtttttcagtcagtagaaaggcctctagtgTTCTAAGCTTTCATAACTGtgatcttaattgcctaccgtctgtaagctgttagtgtcttaatgaccgttccacaggtgcatgttcattaattttttatggttcattgaacaagcatgggaaacagtattcaaaccctttacaatgaagatctgtgatcTATTTGGATTttaacaaattatctttgaaagacggtcatgaaaaagggatgtttctttttttgctgagtttatgtagtgCACTGGCTGAGGTCACTCCCATCCACAACATAAAAATCCAATTAGAACTGCTGGATTAAGACCATGATAAACTACATCATCTTTGTAGTGGTGGGTTGGACTTGGAACAAAAGCCAGCACACACCAcatcctactgtaccactccatgACCAGGGTTGATGTCTGCTGAGTATGACCTATGCTTTCATCTATAAAATGTGTAGAAGGAGTAAGTACATGTCAATTACAGGAATGTATGATTGGAGAGCAAATTGCCTGTACCTACCCAATCTTAACGGTTACGCTGCAATGGCAATGATATTAAAAATGGTTAATTCagggaacaaaacaagaaataggATATCAATGTCTTTATTATGAAATTAagtcaaaataaaaaaatgaatctTCATTCATTTCTGTTCTTGTCCCAGAAAACAAAACAAACCTTAATCttaggaaagcagaggagaggctCAGGGAGGACTCGGAGCACAGCAGGTACCACTACCTCTATACGAATCTATAATCTGTATCAAACATAACTAGTTTCCCCACACAGAGATATCGAAGAGGAACCAATCTAAAATTAAAAACATATAATTTGGCGTAATTTTGACTGTGGGGGAAAAATAATAATCGGAAGTCCGCATCACCAACACATGCGTAAAGAACACAAAAAGCAGCCAGTCAATGAATGATGGTGAGATGATGATTACAATGAATATGTCAAATGGCCAATGGAAACAAAAGGACATCAAACAACAAATCAAAGAGGATGGTCAAGCTGAGCGGTTGGGCTGGGTAGAAAGTATGCTTCCTCTGAATTTCTTCCTTCAGAAGGATCTCTGCCCATCGGTCTTTGAAACATCATGTTGGTGGAGGGGGGTAGTACTGGTTATACTGCTGGGCATACTGGTTGTACTGTCCCCAGGAATGCTGTCCCCAGTTATTGTACTGTTGCTGTAGAAGGAAAGCAAGGAAAGACAGGGTTAGTTGGCATTCCTGTCAGCGTCACCAGATGATAGAGTTCAACACTATAGTCctcccattttttttttattctagtGAGAACCAATTGTCAGGGATGGTATTACATGTGTCACCTTGCAATACAAATTGCATGTATAACAATGTTTGACTCCGTTCTATCATAGGACTCACTTGGTACCAGTTGTAGTTGTAGGCAGAGTTATCTCCCTGCATCATGTGCCCTGAGCTGGTGTGGTCGTCTGTACGCTGTCTCTTCGACTCGGGCTCCTGGGAGCTGCAGGGACACGAAGGAACAGGTTCATGTCAATCAAGAGCACCCAACTAAATCAATTCAGGTATGGCGATTCACAACCTGCTATGAAGCATCCTACGGTGTTGTACTCAATGTCGTAAAtgttaaacagagagagaagtgaaCAAATTCAAATCTTACCCATTCTCTGCTTTCCTCTTTGTCGACTCATGTTCTTTCAGAAGCTTCTGGTGTTCATCGTATGCAGTCACTAACCTGTGAGGACGGAAAAAGAGTACATGGTTGAGATTAGGAGTGCAAGCATGCCATATGGATTCATTGTCATTCATTGACCAATCAGAACACTGGTCAGTGAAAATGTACTCATTGTTTGAGGgtgtaggtactgtaggtcaacTGACTTATTGATGTCGCTGCCAAAGTCCTCGAGGAACTCGAGCTTGCGCTGAGAGAAGGTGAGGCGGCAGTCGAGGGGCAGCGGGCTGCTCAGGGCGCGGTCGAAGCAGGCCAAGATTTCCGCCTCATTCTGCTGCACGTCCCCACTGTACTCCAGCTCTAGCAGGTTCAGGTACAGCTTAGGACTcgtctggagacacacacacacacacagattaatgATGAACTCAAATGGTTTCTCTAAACACATTTTCTCTGAATCAATCTCCCTTTGACACCATGTACTGTATCTCAATATCAAGATCCTGAACCAAGTGATTCCATTCATCTAGCTCTGTGATCTTACCTGGTCCTTGTCTATGGTGTCCAGCAACACTTTGCGGGCCTTGGTGAGGCTCCTCTGCACCTTCAGCAGCTGCCGGGCCAGCTTCACGGCGTAGAACGACGTCTCGCTGGCGTTCTTCCCCGATGCCATCGCCTCGCTCAGCAGGGCCTCTGCCTCCTCCAGATTGCCGTGGCGGCGTTCCAGGCTGACCCGCCGCAGACGCACCATGGCCAGACCCGGTACCACCTCTTCCAGAGACTTCAGGATGCCGCGTGCCTCCTCTATGTTCCCTGCAGGGAAACAAAACACCAAAACTCAGTTCCACTTCTGGGTTGAATGTTACTTACTAGTATGTGTAGACCGAGGCTACCAAGGCTTTTGAACTTCTATTACGTGATCGTCTCAGCCTCATTAGTCGAATGCACTTGTTTGTAAATCACATCAGGTAAAGGTCTGACAAGTGAAGTGTGTGAATCGTGGGGCTGGCACAATCGTACAACCAACAATTATGGACAATCACCATGAACCACAATTGTTTTGTCAGAATTGTCTTAACACATTCATTTTAATATGGTGGGGattcatttttattttcaaatagACAAAGTTTACCTAATAATCATTACgtttttacagttgaagtcggaagtttacatacaccttagccaaatacatttaaactcagtttcacaattcctgacatttaatccaagtaaaaattacctgtcttaggatcaccactttattttaagaatgtgaaatgtcagaataatacactgctcaaaaaaataaagggaacacttaaacaacacaatgtaacttcaagtcaatcacacttctgtgaaatcaaactgtccacttaggaagcaacactgattgacaataaatttcacatgctgttgtgcaaatggaatagacaaaaggtggaaattataggcaattagcaagacacccccaataaaggagtggttctgcacgtggtgaccacagaccacttctcagttcctatgcttcctggctgatgttttggtcacttttgaatgctggcggtgctttcactctagtggtagcatgagacggagtctacaacccacacaagtggctcaggtagtgcagctcatccaggatggcacatcaatgcgagctgtggcaagaaggtttgctgtgtctgtcagcgtagtgtccagagcatggaggcgctaccaggagacaggccagtacatcaggagacgtggaggaggccgtaggaaggcaacaacccagcagcaggaccgctacctccgcctttgtgcaaggaggagcactgccagagccctgcaaaatgaccagCAGACCACAGACCTTGTGGGTagccttcccacaataaattgggtgaattttggcacattcctcctgacaaagctggtgtaactgagttaggtttgtaggccgccttgctcgcacacgctttttcagttctgcccacaaattttctataggattgaggccagggctttgtgatggccactccaataccttgactttgttgtccttgagccattttgccacaactttggaagtatgctgggggggtcattgtccatttggaagactcatttgcgaccaagctttaacttcctgactgatgtcttgagatgttgcttcaatatatccacataattttcctcctcatggtgccatctattttgtgaagtgcaccagtccctcctgcagcaaagcacccccacaacatgatgcagccacccccgtgcttcacggttgggatggtgttctttggcttgcaagcctccccgtttttcctccaaacataacgatggtcattatggccaaatagttctatttttgtttcatcagaccggaggacatttctccaaaaagtacgatctttgtccccatgtgcagttgcaaaccgtagtctggctttttttatggcagttttggagcagtggcttcttccttgctgagcagcctttcaggttgccgatataggactcgttttactgtggatatagatgcttttgtacctgtttcctccagcatcttcacaaggtcctttgctgttgttctgggattgatttgcacttttcacaccaaagtacgttcatctctaggagacagacagctccttcctgagcagaatgacggctgcgtggtcccatggtgtttatacttgcgtactattgtttgtacagatgaacatggtaccttcaggcatttggaaattgctcccaaggatgaaccagacttgtggaggtctaaaacttattttctgaggtcttggcagatttattttgattttcacattatgtcaagcaacgaggcactgagtttgaaggtaggacttgaaatacatccacaggtacacctccaattgactcaaatgtcaattagcctatcagaagcttctaaagccatgacatcattttctggaattttccaagctgtttaaaggcacagtcaacttagtgcattgtaaacttctgacccactggaattgtgatacagtgaatataagtgaaataatctgtctgtgaacaattgttgggaaaatgacttgtgtcatgcacaaagtagatatcctaaccaacttgccaaaactatagtttgttaacaagaaatttgtggagtggttaaaacaacAAGTTAAAATTCCATAACCGTCACAGCTTTATGTGAATGTGATGTTAAGTGGGAACTAGAAACACCACTCACCCTGCTGCTCCTCGAACGCGGCCCACAGCAGGTGAATGTTGGGCTTCTTGGATAGGTGGATGGTACACGCCTTCTTGTACACATGTCGCACTCCCTCAATGCTGTAGCTCTCTAGATATTTTGCGTACTTCAGTAtga
This genomic interval carries:
- the LOC139556586 gene encoding ubiquitin-like FUBI-ribosomal protein eS30 fusion protein, whose translation is MQLFLRAQNTHTLEVTGQETVRDLKVHVQSLEGLLVEDQVLLLAGSPLEDASSLVECGISEHCTLEVAGRLLGGKVHGSLARAGKVRGQTPKVDKQEKKKKKTGRAKRRIQYNRRFVNVVPTFGKKKGPNANS
- the LOC139556585 gene encoding peptidyl-prolyl cis-trans isomerase FKBP3-like, with protein sequence MAAELTREWSDEQLKSDDLSKKDVIKFIQDNAAHSFLAEHKLMGNIKNVAKTAKKEQLIIAYNDLFESKRFLGSEPIEDVTEHVKNVKIDDKPKEVVDVVDEGPPKFFKSVLKKGDKTNFPKKGDNVSCWYTGSLEDGTVFDTNIPATARKKKQSKPLSFKVGLGRVIRGWDEGILTMSKGETAKLEIEPEWAYGKKGLPDSKIPPNAKLIFEVELVAVD